In Mucilaginibacter celer, one DNA window encodes the following:
- a CDS encoding RNA recognition motif domain-containing protein, producing MKVFIAGLPLEVDEAELTAVFGDFGPVKSLRIIKDRETKESKGFGFVEMVNEDEAKEAIRCMNGANYYGRRITVNVAEDKGPGFNNGGSKGNFRRN from the coding sequence ATGAAAGTATTTATTGCAGGTCTTCCTTTAGAAGTAGATGAGGCCGAATTAACAGCAGTTTTTGGTGACTTTGGGCCTGTTAAATCGCTCAGAATTATTAAAGACCGCGAAACAAAAGAGAGTAAGGGTTTTGGTTTTGTGGAGATGGTTAACGAAGACGAAGCTAAGGAAGCAATCCGTTGCATGAACGGCGCAAACTATTATGGACGCAGAATCACCGTTAACGTGGCTGAAGATAAAGGCCCTGGTTTTAACAACGGAGGCTCGAAAGGCAACTTCAGGCGCAATTAA
- a CDS encoding RES family NAD+ phosphorylase: protein MNVYRISQTKYAYDRKGPGIDGRWNSLGQYMIYTGGSLALSCLEKLVHTPGTSLYTGDFSVIIFNVPDDLPVFEIKIEKLRKLNDDWHKVINYPITQMLGDTWLRKMETAVLKVPSAIIELEYNYLFNPAHPDYDKITIGNVSKFTFDPRLKAQ, encoded by the coding sequence TTGAACGTTTATAGAATAAGCCAAACCAAATACGCTTACGATCGTAAGGGGCCTGGCATTGATGGCCGCTGGAATTCGTTGGGGCAATATATGATCTATACCGGGGGCTCGCTGGCACTTTCATGTTTGGAAAAATTGGTGCATACACCCGGAACTTCTTTATACACCGGCGATTTTTCGGTGATTATTTTTAATGTACCCGATGATTTGCCTGTTTTTGAAATTAAGATAGAAAAGCTTCGTAAATTAAATGACGACTGGCACAAGGTGATCAATTATCCCATAACCCAAATGCTTGGCGATACCTGGCTGCGTAAAATGGAAACGGCGGTTTTAAAAGTACCATCGGCCATTATCGAGCTTGAGTATAACTACCTGTTTAACCCGGCTCATCCCGATTATGATAAAATAACCATCGGCAATGTTAGCAAGTTCACTTTTGATCCGCGGCTTAAAGCGCAATAA
- a CDS encoding antitoxin Xre/MbcA/ParS toxin-binding domain-containing protein: MSKSVKNRDTDIQARVGQAPSKPYVFTEAPMQAFNDLLVPYETYFKSPLAKLGAIKHGLGSNSISDLLKVTGATQSDIARWLHITEPTLRKHLQSPHDLNQGLSEHIIQLFELFDKGMDTFGSPDEFKSWLKHYNPGIDAIPYDLLDSITGISIVISQLIRIDYGVLA, translated from the coding sequence ATGAGCAAATCAGTGAAAAATCGTGATACGGATATCCAGGCCAGGGTAGGGCAGGCCCCATCCAAACCTTATGTATTTACCGAAGCGCCCATGCAGGCTTTTAATGATCTGCTGGTGCCTTACGAAACCTATTTTAAATCGCCTTTGGCAAAGTTAGGGGCTATAAAACATGGTTTGGGCTCAAACTCTATCTCTGATTTATTAAAAGTAACCGGTGCTACCCAAAGCGATATTGCCAGGTGGCTGCATATTACCGAGCCTACTCTGCGTAAACATTTGCAAAGCCCTCATGATTTAAACCAGGGCCTTAGCGAACATATCATCCAGCTTTTTGAACTTTTTGATAAAGGTATGGATACTTTTGGCTCGCCTGATGAGTTTAAAAGCTGGCTAAAACATTATAATCCGGGTATTGATGCCATCCCTTATGATTTGCTCGATTCCATTACCGGCATCAGCATTGTTATAAGCCAGCTAATCCGTATTGATTACGGTGTGCTTGCGTAA
- a CDS encoding terminase small subunit — MKPDLLSCNNAVRAGQFIDAYFTYIEGEYHIEQKPVKVTKDHVETVDQKIWDRPPEPATISGLAFYLGFNSRDELEAYRTGGAFADVLKRAVLRIEASYEVALHQNATGAMFALKSIGWNEKPPQPAGNAENNNILKVEIINTGPPPAGNEKDVSL; from the coding sequence ATGAAACCTGATTTATTATCCTGCAATAATGCCGTCCGGGCCGGGCAGTTTATTGATGCATACTTCACCTATATTGAAGGTGAATACCATATTGAACAAAAACCAGTAAAAGTTACCAAAGACCATGTAGAAACCGTAGATCAAAAAATATGGGATCGCCCTCCCGAGCCAGCCACCATATCGGGCCTGGCATTTTACCTCGGCTTTAACAGCCGCGATGAGTTGGAAGCCTACCGCACCGGCGGTGCCTTCGCCGATGTATTGAAACGTGCAGTACTCCGCATTGAAGCCAGCTACGAAGTTGCCCTGCACCAAAATGCCACAGGAGCCATGTTTGCCCTAAAAAGCATTGGCTGGAATGAAAAGCCGCCGCAACCCGCGGGCAATGCCGAAAATAATAATATCCTGAAAGTTGAGATTATCAATACAGGTCCGCCGCCTGCCGGCAACGAAAAAGACGTTTCGCTGTAA
- a CDS encoding PBSX family phage terminase large subunit, with translation MTDETTITDEIFTTPEGFNCSILFKQNYQAIAHIVINQGGTSSGKTFAIEQVLFCLAGEKPKQIITIVGQDIPNLKAGALRDALNIYHSSEILQGKIKSYNKTDRTFEFTNGSLIEFKSYDNSQDAKSGKRDYLFINEANGITWDVYTELALRTKKRVFIDYNPNTGFWAHEHLIGKPGVQLIVSDHRHNPFLTNTMRDKIEALKNVDLELWKVYARGLTGKITGLVFGNWYICEAIPAGAKLIALGLDFGFTNDETGCLELYLQNGELWANELFYETGLTNPDISARLKSAGVGFNNEIIADSAEPKSIEELKRLGWRITAAKKGADSVKNSIDILKRYKINVTRDSVNLRNELNRYKWRTDASGKTINQPVDNCNHLIDPLRYIALNKLKIGHTGKAQSRLPVTATAQQPDMLSGML, from the coding sequence ATGACCGATGAAACAACAATAACTGATGAGATTTTTACAACGCCCGAAGGTTTTAATTGCTCGATACTGTTTAAACAAAACTACCAGGCTATTGCGCATATTGTAATTAACCAGGGCGGTACAAGCAGCGGTAAAACTTTTGCTATTGAACAGGTGCTCTTTTGCCTTGCCGGCGAAAAGCCCAAACAAATAATTACCATTGTTGGGCAGGATATCCCCAACCTTAAAGCAGGTGCCCTGCGCGATGCTTTAAACATATACCACAGTTCGGAAATACTACAGGGTAAAATAAAAAGTTACAACAAAACCGACCGTACCTTTGAATTTACCAACGGCAGCCTGATAGAGTTTAAAAGCTATGATAACAGCCAGGATGCCAAATCGGGCAAGAGGGATTACCTGTTTATAAATGAAGCCAACGGTATAACATGGGATGTGTATACTGAACTGGCCCTGCGCACCAAAAAGCGTGTATTTATTGATTATAACCCCAATACCGGCTTTTGGGCGCACGAGCATTTGATAGGCAAACCGGGCGTACAACTCATTGTATCCGACCACAGGCACAATCCATTCCTTACCAACACCATGAGGGATAAAATAGAGGCCTTAAAAAACGTGGACCTTGAATTATGGAAAGTTTATGCCCGCGGCCTCACCGGTAAAATAACCGGGCTGGTGTTTGGCAACTGGTACATTTGTGAGGCCATCCCCGCCGGTGCTAAACTGATAGCCCTTGGCCTTGATTTTGGTTTTACCAATGATGAGACAGGCTGCCTGGAACTATACCTGCAAAACGGCGAGCTATGGGCTAACGAGCTTTTTTACGAAACAGGCTTAACCAACCCCGATATCTCGGCGCGCTTAAAAAGTGCGGGAGTTGGTTTTAATAACGAAATTATTGCCGATAGCGCCGAACCAAAATCGATAGAAGAGTTGAAGCGGCTTGGCTGGCGGATAACTGCCGCCAAAAAAGGTGCTGACAGCGTTAAAAACTCTATCGATATCCTGAAGCGATATAAAATTAACGTAACCCGCGATAGCGTAAACCTGCGTAATGAGCTTAACCGGTATAAATGGCGTACCGATGCATCTGGCAAAACCATTAACCAGCCGGTGGATAACTGCAATCACCTGATTGATCCGCTCCGGTATATCGCCCTTAATAAATTAAAAATAGGCCATACCGGTAAAGCGCAATCACGCCTGCCGGTTACAGCAACTGCGCAGCAGCCAGATATGCTAAGCGGAATGCTTTAA
- a CDS encoding lipocalin family protein: MRLSKYLLVLLLPVLCMFACSKDKNAAEPAPGIVGKWYLKKYQTRTYKNEVLVKDTSRANYTPADFEVFGSDGSGYTSNFTPSGETALIQYKYTLNGNVLVINRTTPAFYEGTYTVITLTNSSLEVSYESSITLNGDHYRGIDNISFKRE, encoded by the coding sequence ATGAGATTATCAAAATACCTGCTTGTTTTGTTGTTACCTGTGCTTTGCATGTTTGCCTGCAGTAAGGATAAAAATGCCGCTGAGCCTGCTCCCGGCATAGTAGGTAAATGGTATCTTAAAAAATACCAAACACGTACCTACAAAAATGAGGTACTGGTAAAAGATACCTCGCGGGCTAACTATACACCTGCAGATTTTGAAGTTTTCGGTAGCGATGGTTCCGGTTATACCTCAAATTTTACCCCATCCGGCGAAACCGCGTTAATTCAATACAAATACACTTTAAATGGCAATGTACTGGTAATTAACCGCACTACACCTGCTTTTTATGAGGGTACCTATACTGTAATCACGCTAACCAACAGTTCGCTTGAAGTAAGCTACGAAAGTTCAATTACCCTAAACGGCGATCATTACCGGGGGATAGACAACATTAGTTTTAAACGGGAATAG